Part of the Nicotiana sylvestris chromosome 2, ASM39365v2, whole genome shotgun sequence genome, caggaagttcttggagggaaggatgtcgggttTCTATTTTGAAACAACTTCTCTATCCCAAGGTAGGGTTAAGGTCTGTACCCTCCCCTAACtccactaagtgagattatactgggttgttgttgtagtaTTATATATGGAAGTATACTTGTAATAAAGTAATTTAAtaattttcagaaaaaaaaatgATGGACAATCTGAGAAGAAAGAtttaagttttttttctttccttttgagTGCTGAGAATTAACGAATAGGAATATGATATGGACGAATGTAAACGGTTTGCACCAAACCAACCCACGTCATATATAACAACTCTCCATAGCtaaaaaataattacttaatttgTTAGGTAAACTATCTTTTATTAGATATTAGGGTACCTCATAATATCTTCCAAACATCACTTTCTTTACATTAATCAATTCAGTATGGTTTCGCCCTTGAACTTCCGCCACGTCTACTACGATATTATTGTTTTATTATGAATAAAGGTACTTgggttataaatatatatagttttgATATTAGTGTGTGAATTGTCTTCTAATATTATAGAAGAAAAGACCACATTTTATTTGGTGATAAAGGACTTCATATACCCCCACTCCCGAACCCCAATGGGGAACTCAATGTTTGTATTCTTGTTTTTATCTTAATGTTAAAAGAAGTTAGTTAATTATCTTTCGAATGTTTTTTTTTAAGGTCACATGAATTTTTTTAATGTATATTATAAATCTTCTCATTACATGCGACATGATAATCGTTAATCGCCATTAAGACACATGCCCATGTAATCTGAATTTAACGAAAAAAACAATGATTGCTTGGTTGAAAAAGATTAGCCTTAATTTCAATCTCCAAAAGGTTCTAGTAACTCTATATACTAGTACTAGATTTAGTTAATCCGAATTGGACATGAATTAGAAATTCGTTATGAGACTTGCAACCAAAGAGCTAAATGAAATATAATCCAAATTCAGATTTGAGATACTGCTTGTAAATAGATACTTTGGTAAATAATAAAagttaattaccaaaaaaaattacAGAAATTCCGATCAAAAGATTATACCATATTATGTGAATCCAATTAACCTAAATCATTAAATATCAAAATTGCTGTTTAATTATTAAATGGAAGACTCTCCCTTCCGCGCTATTTTTTACCGACATATTCAGAATAAAAGAATTGAAAAAGAGGACTTTCTAAAAACAACATCATGAGAAATTACATTGGAAAAAGTAAAGTCCAGTTTCCCAAAGGGGAAAGTAGAGTGAAAAAACATTAGAGAAGTAGCCCATACAAATGGTTATTTACACAAAAGGGCAAAAAGCATGAGGAAATCATGAATATATTACAGCAGTAGAATCTACAGAAGCAGAAAATCCGCAGCTTCAATTCGTACtatagacattccggagttaaaGAACATGGaccccccccaccccccaaagTAGGAAAGTGGAGCCCACTAAACCGCCACCCTAACAAGTCATAGGTGACCAAACTCCCCACGCTTTCGTCTTTCACACAGTAGACGACGACGACTTTCTCCCCCCACACCATTTTACCCCAAATAAAACACTACAAATGGAAGCAACGCAAATCTTCAACAGGTTCGAACTAGTCAACCCAATTGTTTTATTTCCTTTCTCAAATATCTCcttgccttttctctttttctttgtttatccCTGTATATATATCTACACATATAAAGAACCAGTTTTTTCTGTTTCTCCTATAATACAAAGATGGCTAATTCTTATACAAGTTTTAATTTTTTCCTTGCCCCTATTATTTTCTTGGCGATTCTGGGATTGCAATTGCAGAGCAGCGATGGGTTTGGGACGTTCGGGTTTGATATCCATCACCGGTATTCGGATCCGGTGAAGGGTATTTTGGACCTTCATGGATTGCCTGAGAAGGGAAGTGTTGAGTATTATTCAGCTTGGACTCAGCGTGATCGCTTTATCAAAGGTCGCCGCCTTGCTGATACAACTAATCCCACTCCTCTCTCTTTTTCAGGAGGAAATGAAACTTTCCGCCTCAGTTCTTTGGGATTGTAAGCtctctctatttttcttttctgattGCTTTTGCAGTTGTTTATTTGCtgctctatttttttttttaaatatttttgttgttattcctGATTGTGAACTACTAGTACGTTTTTGGAAATTCTTGTTTACTGTCTTTTACTTTTGTCCGTTTAGTGTGATGTTAGAGTTGACTGAGCTTTACGTTTGTTTTTGTCTGTTTAGTTGGATGTGTCAGTTCAGGAAAAATAGGTTACCTAACTTAAATAAATTCCATGTACCATTAATAGTTCTTACGAGATTCATGTGGAGGAAAATAtgataaaacaaaaaaaagaaagatttaGGCCTGTTTCTGTTCTTTAATTCTGTTTGTGTGTTTCATCGGACTGGAATTTTGGCGATTTCACTCCTATATTAAAAGTACTGACTCTAAATTTAATTATAGTCTTCTTCTAGTTCGAATTCCAAGCTCCGGAAAtaaattccatttttttttttctgattttccgTTCCTCTGCTGCCACTTATCTCCTCTCTAGACAAGGAATTGTTCTGAAAATTCCTTGCAGTAGCATGTTGTAATTTATATGTTATAAAGATAGAGTTGAATGCAAAATATGTAGTATCTGTAGTTGTGATTTTTTCTTCTTAAGGTGTGTGACTAATACTCTTTGCCAATTTGCAGTTTGCATTATGCAAATGTGACAGTGGGCACTCCTGGGCTATCATTTCTGGTGGCACTTGACACTGGCAGTGACTTGTTTTGGCTACCCTGTGATTGCAGCAATTGTGTGCGCGCCCTCGAGACACGCTCTGGACGAGTATGTTTGCTTTATTCTAGTACCTTTTTCTTTCTACTTTCAAATGTTTAAAGAGTTTTTCTTTTTCGATGATCATCCTCGTCTGTATGTTGCCTTCTGCTACAAGGAAGATGATCATCCTCGTCTGATAACCTTTTTCAGAAAGGAACCTGCTGATAACACAATGGCTGAATCTGTAACACAGTGGATTTCTCTTCAACTGTCTTTTTCCGTCATTATGATAATAATATATTCTCTTAGTTAACAAGATATGGGGTGGAGAATGTATTGAGAAAATTGTTTTTCTGTTAAGGAAGATACATAACTAGCGCAAAATTCAACATAATCAATATTTGCAAAGTGAGTTTGATGCATGTAATATACTGACTCTGAAATGAAatatgtgatccatattgttccGTGGCTTGTTTGTCATTGAAGAATTTTGAGATTCTTACTAGCTCAATTACTTCATACTCCACAGGATTTCACCTTCAGgaacaaaattttctttgctcTTTTGCCTTTTCCGTTTAATGTTTCTTTATGTATTATTTGACACTTATAATCCTTTGTTTGCTTTGAAACAGCGAATAAATCTCAATATTTACAGCCCTAATACGTCGTCAACGGGTCAGATTGTTCCTTGCAACGGCACTCTGTGTGGACAAAGGAGGCGATGCTTATCTTCACAAAACGCATGTGCTTATGGAGTTGCATATCTCTCCAATAATACCTCATCATCAGGGGTACTGGTGGAAGACATCTTGCACTTAGAGACAGATAATGCTCAACAAAAAAGTGTTGAGGCTCCAATTGCTCTAGGGTGGGTATGGTTTGAGAGAAATGCAGTGTAATTTGGATGCAATCTTTATCCACCATGATGTTAATTTTCTACTTGTTCAATTTCAGGTGTGGGATAAGACAAACCGGTGCATTTTTAAGTGGCGCTGCTCCTAATGGTCTATTTGGACTTGGCTTGGAAAGTATATCTGTTCCGAGCATGTTAGCAAGTAAAGGTCTTGCTGCAAATTCTTTCTCCATGTGCTTTGGCCCTGATGGTATTGGAAGAATAGTGTTTGGAGATAAAGGGAGTCCAGACCAAGGAGAAACACCACTCAATCTTGATCAACTACAGTAAGCAGTCAATTTGATATTCTAGGTTTAGCGTTTGCCTCTGTTCCTGGCTTGATTCAGGAGAATTCGACCAAATATGTATTCACTCTTATCCTTCCTTGAATTGCAGCCCAACCTATAACATCAGCTTGACAGGAATAACAGTGGGAAACAAGATCACTGATGTTGATTTCACAGCCATTTTTGACTCTGGCACCTCATTCACATACTTGAACGACCCAGCTTACAAAGTCATTACAGAGAACGTGAGTGACAGGCTGACTGTATGATTTGTTAGTTGGGAGTTTGTTCTTTGTATTGTGAAACTGAagatattttgtttcttttttcagTTTGATTCTCAAGCAAAACAGCTACGTATTCAACCTGATGGCGAAATTCCTTTTGAATACTGCTACGGGCTAAGGTGAACCATCTTTTATAATCTTCATCACTTTTACTTTCTTGATGTCCTTTGAACTCTCAGGATTAACATGCTACATACGCAGTGCAAATCAAACTACATTCGAAGTTCCTGATGTAAATTTGACAATGAAAGGCGGCAACCAGTTTTTTCTTTTCGATCCGATAATTATGCTCTCGCTCCAGGTAAGATGGTTTCTGCTCCTTCTTTATTACAGAAGTTCTCTTTTAGAATATTCTAATACCCAGTCATGATCATCAGGATGGTTCTCGCGCATTTTGCTTAGCTGTTGTGAAAAGTGGGGATGTCAACATCATTGGACGTAAGTATCTATCAGTTGCTTGCTCGTAGATTTTGTTTCTATCCATGGAATTTTGCAATATAACTTGCACCATGCCAGCTAATGATCTCACAATTACCAACTTTTAGAAGTTTTGGTTCCTATCGAGTTTTTTACATACTTCTAGCTTATATATTATTGGAAATGTGAATGTGACAAAGTAAATTAGTAAGAATCAAGTCCATAACCAACTAGTAAAACTGGTTACATAGTCAAAAATCTGAGCTATTTGTTGATTTACTTCGATTTTGTCTCTGTATTTGGAATTTATGACAGAAAACTAATACATGGATCTTTTTGCAGAAAATTTTATGACAGGCTATCGCGTGGTTTTTGATCGAGAGAAGATGGTTTTGGGTTGGAAACCATCCGATTGTGAGTTTGCATTCATGAGTATGACCTTTTTAGTGTGCACACCTGTCCATATTTTAACTAGAAACCATTCTTGTCAGGTTATGATTCTAGAGAATCCAACGACAAATCGACAACTCTGCCAGTGAACAAACGTAATTCTACTGAAGCGCCGTCGCCCTCCAGTGTGGTGCCAGAGGCCACCAAGGGAAATGGAAGTGGAAATGAACCCGCTACTTCGTTTCCATCTGTTCCGTCATCTAGACCTGCAATAAACCATGCACCAGCACATTTCAATTCCTACATTTGCCAACTTATGATGGCTCTGTTTTCCCTTTTTAGCTATTATTTGATCATTGTTTCTTCATGAGGCTTTTCATTGCCCTTGTATAATATTGAGCTCTGTTAAATGATCGCATAGAATTGAAGTAAGCACAGCATTTTTTATATTGCTGTTTATACCTAATATGCAATGTAAATATAACTCATTTCTTTCTTTGTTCTTTTAAGGTTTAAAGACCTTTTTTTCATTGAAACACACCGGTAAAGGGTATTTTCTTCTTTTGGTTACGCATGACCTTTGAAATTAAAGCAAACAACTGCATGACCTAACGGTCAACGAAGCGAATAAAACCATGAGAGATTAGGGTTTATATCCCACCAGAGACAAAACAACAAAATGTTGGTGAGGAAGTAACAGGTGTATCTGATGAAATGGACTGTGTGAGCAAGTTGACTTTAATACTGCTATATTGGGAGAAAAATGATCCATGAAATTGTGCTTGTGTCAGTTTAGTCTACCTTTGCTTTTCAAGCAGACTTTATCACAGTAATCAGAATCCTCTGAAGCTGGTCAAAGAAAATACTTAGGAGGAAGTCATTGCATTTTCAATCTTGGGAGGAATTATATTAAATTTACAGTTGACCATTGTAAAGCAAAAAAATGTAAATTTTGTAAAACGTCCAACTGTGTAAAAGTAACACCCCAAAACAATAACAGATGATATTCAAAAATATTCTGCCCCACCACCTTAACTTAGACCTTACAGTAACGAATAGGGGCAATcagaaaataaaagaagttacGTATCGAGATTCACTGCGTCCAGTATTCACCCCCTAATGAACCACGATTCACCTTCACAGACCTTGTGTTTACTAGCATGGGAGCAAGATTTATATTACTTCTTGCTCTATTTCTTTGCCTCGCTCTGCATCCTTCTTCTTTGCCTTTGCTCGACTTTTCTCATTCTCTTCTCGCTTTCTTATTTTCTTCGCTCTTCTATCTTCTTTGCCCTTGCTCGACTTTTTTCATTCTTTCCTACTACCTTACCCTGTGAGGGCAGTGACATTTGTTGTGATTTCATCTTAATAGATTTAACTAAGGAAGATAGCTCGTGCTTCTCCTTTGTTGAAGGCAAATTATCCGACTGCAATTTTTCACTTGTTACTGCCTCTAATGTGCTGGATGGCTGCAACGGTGCAGCTATTCCTGGCTGTTGTTTTGCCTTCACAATTTCTTCTTCGGCCTTGTGCTGCTTTTGCGCCAGCTGACGAGCATAAACTGCACTCCTGCAACAACCACAATAGATACCGTAAGCAAATGAAAAAAGTAAGAAGGGTTTTTCTGGGAGTTGGGATAAATGCCAGGCAAGTTTTGTTTTTTTGATACACGAATAGAAATTGGTGCAAAGGAGAAGATGGGAAATACCGTTTGAACTGAGGATCTGTGGGGTCCAATGCAAAGAGTGGTGACTTAAAGAGAGATGAAAACCGTGGATCTTCATAATCAATACTTGGCAACTTGTCCTCATTTGGAAGTTCTTTACCCTTCTTCCCCTTTGCCTTTTTAGGTTTCATGTTGTAACCCTTCAAGTTAGCATCTCCTCCCTTGTCATCTGCAAGTAATAGCTCAAGCTCTGCTCTACTTGCTTCAGCTTCTTCAGATGCTTCAACGCTCTGCTTTCCTTTCCTGGTGCTCTGATGTTGAGAATCCTTAGAAGGCTCTTCTATGAAGAAGTCCTCAGGTTCTTCTATAGGTTCTTGATCACTATCGCTGGTCTCATCGTCTGATGAATCCTTGGACTTACCTTTCCTGgccttctttttctctcttttctttctgagAACAGCTTCCCATACAGTTTCTGACTGTTTATCCTTCTTTTCTAGGATACGTTTACTTAGATCTTCCAAGCCAGTGTTAAACGTGACCTCCATGTCCTGATCATCGTCCTCATTATTTCCATCTGAACCCTCCCCAGACTGGAGCAGTGCACGGTACCTAtcttgttttttcttctttttgacagatTTATCTTCTGTGCCATCACCTTCCTCACTATCATCACTTTCACTGTCATCAGACGCCAAAAATTCTTTCAACTCCATATCTGCCAGCTGCCAAAAAAGAAACCACATCAATACTTGCCGAGTAATAAAGAATATTCAATCGCCTTGAGGAAAAGAAACAAGGTGACAAACATGAGGATTTTTTAAAATAGGCAACACATTAAAATCTTAAAAGCCCAAAAATGAATATGCCTGATATTGGCAAGTGCAACACAATCTTATCAGCAGACATAGATAGCAAAATACTAACACAGATAACCACATGCAACACCTGTACGTAAAAGCAAGTATGTGCACACTatataattaattaaagaaaaggaaaCAAAGTAAGAGGTGCCTGAAAATCATCTCAGCAACAAAACTGGTTTGACAAAGTTCAAGTTTCTCGCAGACATACAGAACTAAAAGACACATGTGCACAAAACTACAGCAAATAAGAGTTAACCTGGTCAGCATTGAATTTTCTCTTCAAGGTCCTGATGCGTTGTGGCTCATCCTCATCCCATGTAAGTTCAATATTGCTGTGCTGCAGAGCTCGAGTGTGAAAATCTAGACCTTCATAATCTGCAGGGGCCTAAGTATCAAAAGACATTAATAATCAATCACCTAAAAGATCATCTTGGTTTCTTCCCCCTTTTAAGAGAATAGTATTCTAGCAGGTAAATTAATccctaaaaatgcaaaagagaaATGTTAGCAACAAGAATTACATATGCCTTAAGAATATTAATTTTGTAAAGAACTGTAGCTCTCAGAAAGTGAAATATCACCTCCCCTCATCCCAAAAAGAAACtgacaaagaagaaaaagatgctTTATTCTAACCATGGGGACATGGAGTTGTCGACTTCTCACGCAAGAACagagagctgagagaaaaatagtGGCGCCGAAGAAAAACATGATATTCATCATTTTCCTTGGCAGGAGAGTGATCTTGGAAACAAAAGGCAAACATGCAAGCACACAATTAGATCACTTTTTTATTTGATAAATGTGGTGTACGGGCCAGCTTGCACACCTACACTAATTCCACAGGTGCCGGTGTGACTCTACCAACCAAGGCTTGGACAaatgggaagaaatcacctagtatttTTGCTTCCACATGAATTTGAACCTGAAACCTCATGGTTATCCACCCACTTCATTGGCCACTAGGTCACACCTTAGGGTGCAAttagatcttttttttttcatttgatgAGAAGGTAAACAAGCAGATAACTCAGCATGTCGCAtgactcaacaacaacaacaatccaataAAATCCctcaagtggggtctggggagggtagagtgtacgcagaccttacccctaccccaaggggtagagaggttgtttctgatATACCCTCGGCTCAAGCAAATGACAAagacaatatatcagtaccaACAGCAGAAAGCATAGAAATAATAACAGAATCAAAAGTaccagaaaatagatgaaaaacaaTTACAGTAGCACGTAAGAAAGGCTTGGTACTATGAAAAGTGAAAGAGAAGTGTGGACACAACACTAACCCCCAACACTCTAGGACACAACCCTGTCAAACTAGCCTCTCACCTGGTACGGAGTAGCAAAGAGCTCCGCTACCCTCtatcctacaaccctaatgctagACCTCCACACTTTCCTATCAaaggccatgtcctcggaaatcttaAGTCTCGCCATGTCCTGTCTAATCACATTTCCCCAATACTTCTtgggccgccctctacctcttcttatACTTGTCAAAGTCAACTGCTCACATCTCCTTACTGGGGCGTTTGGACTTCTCCTccgcacgtgcccgaaccatctgagcctagcttcccgcatcttgtcatccatcggagccacgcccaccttctcctgaatatcttcattcctaatcttatccatcctagtatgcccgcacatccacctcaacatcctcatttttgCTACTTTTATCCTATGGACATGTCGAATGACTCGAAACTATAATATACTCAATAACAACCAATGAACACTTCAAACACAAATGTGATTAGATTTTATGTTTTCAGCCAGAAATAGCCGTGAAAACTAAAGACCCCATGATGACAAAGAGATGCCATAAATTACCTCTGTTGCAATATCACGTGCTTGATGCTTGAATTCCATAGAGTCTGGAATAAACCTCAAATCTAATTTGTTTGATGTTCTTTCGAACTCAACCCCGTCGCAAGTTTTGTAAAGGTAATCTGCTGTAGCGCTTGAATCACATTCCACCACAGCATAATAATACCTGCAAAATACAAAAGAAGCAACTTTAAAAAGAGATCCATGGGAAATAAAATTAAAGACATATAAATTATGAAATACAGAATAGAGGAGCATAAGgggaaaaggagaagaagaaacagAATAAATTTCATAAATGTTTAGCAATAAGTTATCACTTTTGGTCACCAAAAAGTGCAAGAATCACTCAAAGATACATGGCTCAGGGAAAAAACAGAACCATATCGTCACCTGAGCCGACTCATTTCATAAGCACGTAATTTCTCATTGTCAATCTCATcgttatcatcatcatcatcatcactgtcttcattttttccattttcatcatCAAATAGGCCGACTGGACCATGGACAGCCTCCTCTTCCATACGCTTGAGTCCAAACTCAGATGGATAGACAGCAACAGATATTATTTGACCCCCTTTGGGGAGGAAGGAGCTCAATAGCATATATAAGTCAATTGCCTACATAGAAAAACCATGTTACTGAGAAGAGAACTTGATAGCACAAATAGAAGTACATCATCAAGGGGTAGTTTGGTTAATGGCTAGTTATGCATGGATTATAATACAAGGTTTTTATGCAGAGAATAATAATGCACGGATATTGTTGTCCAGTGATAATAATTATTGTACGGGGATTCCCTACTTTAAGGCAATCTTTTTCCTTTAGATACTCTAATCCAGGTATTGCTACTagatatattattattatttcacatTCTATTTCCACAAAAATTATGCATAGTTTAGTACTGAAAAGTGAAAACTAAACAATACATTATATATAGAGATTTATACAATAAGTTTCAATAGATCACATTAGTTAGAGATCTATGTGCAAACCAAACAGCCCCATATAATTCAAATCGAGGTGCAATCCACATTTTTTCCATGATGAAATCGAGGTGCAGTCTACATTATGACTACGGCAGGGTACATATGATATAACTCTTATGGTCTCAGGATGTAACAGCTAATTAGTATCATACATTTTAAACAAAATGCATGAACTCACAAGCAGTCTCCCACATATTCTGACTATCTTctatatttcttttattttgtaaGCTCAAccagaaaagataaaaaaatttGCCTGCAACTCCGTATTTGTAGAAGTCCAACAAATGAATTTCAAAGCTAATCAATACTTCTATGCAATGCGCCAGTTCATAGCTTGTTTTTTTAAATCGGCTGCACCTGTTCATAACTAATCACAATTGAATGCATTGCTCACACAATCTCTTAACA contains:
- the LOC104218574 gene encoding aspartyl protease family protein 1 translates to MANSYTSFNFFLAPIIFLAILGLQLQSSDGFGTFGFDIHHRYSDPVKGILDLHGLPEKGSVEYYSAWTQRDRFIKGRRLADTTNPTPLSFSGGNETFRLSSLGFLHYANVTVGTPGLSFLVALDTGSDLFWLPCDCSNCVRALETRSGRRINLNIYSPNTSSTGQIVPCNGTLCGQRRRCLSSQNACAYGVAYLSNNTSSSGVLVEDILHLETDNAQQKSVEAPIALGCGIRQTGAFLSGAAPNGLFGLGLESISVPSMLASKGLAANSFSMCFGPDGIGRIVFGDKGSPDQGETPLNLDQLHPTYNISLTGITVGNKITDVDFTAIFDSGTSFTYLNDPAYKVITENFDSQAKQLRIQPDGEIPFEYCYGLSANQTTFEVPDVNLTMKGGNQFFLFDPIIMLSLQDGSRAFCLAVVKSGDVNIIGQNFMTGYRVVFDREKMVLGWKPSDCYDSRESNDKSTTLPVNKRNSTEAPSPSSVVPEATKGNGSGNEPATSFPSVPSSRPAINHAPAHFNSYICQLMMALFSLFSYYLIIVSS
- the LOC104218573 gene encoding pre-rRNA-processing protein ESF1, producing MGSKNKDKIKKGKRLADTSTAAGDESGGGNRTEKRIINDSRFTALHSDPRFREPPKKKSKVTIDSRFNRMFTDKNFASSKAPTDIRGRPVNSSSSSRKNPLNHYYHLEKEEEEEEGEKQRKQKEKSKVTEPESEEEDAEVSESESGMSEEEIEQHKLKKVGAESSESEEEEDGEVEIDDSLASTEDSSSDSHSDDEMDEVYSEEEDTFVQKEDVPEIDKETKRLAIVNMDWGRVKAIDLYMLLSSFLPKGGQIISVAVYPSEFGLKRMEEEAVHGPVGLFDDENGKNEDSDDDDDDNDEIDNEKLRAYEMSRLRYYYAVVECDSSATADYLYKTCDGVEFERTSNKLDLRFIPDSMEFKHQARDIATEAPADYEGLDFHTRALQHSNIELTWDEDEPQRIRTLKRKFNADQLADMELKEFLASDDSESDDSEEGDGTEDKSVKKKKKQDRYRALLQSGEGSDGNNEDDDQDMEVTFNTGLEDLSKRILEKKDKQSETVWEAVLRKKREKKKARKGKSKDSSDDETSDSDQEPIEEPEDFFIEEPSKDSQHQSTRKGKQSVEASEEAEASRAELELLLADDKGGDANLKGYNMKPKKAKGKKGKELPNEDKLPSIDYEDPRFSSLFKSPLFALDPTDPQFKRSAVYARQLAQKQHKAEEEIVKAKQQPGIAAPLQPSSTLEAVTSEKLQSDNLPSTKEKHELSSLVKSIKMKSQQMSLPSQGKVVGKNEKSRARAKKIEERRK